The following are from one region of the Bacteroidales bacterium genome:
- a CDS encoding BlaI/MecI/CopY family transcriptional regulator, giving the protein MTQIGKTFKPTESELEILSILWKNGPSTVRFVNDEMKQNKNVGYTTTLKLMQIMTEKGMVERVMEGRTHIYYALAKQEDTQVRMLDRLLEIAFGGSASKLVLQALGNHKTSDVELQEIKELIQKLEGDKR; this is encoded by the coding sequence ATGACCCAAATCGGAAAGACTTTCAAACCAACAGAATCCGAACTGGAAATCCTCTCGATTCTCTGGAAAAATGGCCCCTCAACGGTGAGATTTGTGAACGACGAGATGAAACAAAATAAAAATGTCGGCTACACAACAACCCTGAAACTGATGCAAATCATGACTGAAAAAGGTATGGTAGAAAGGGTAATGGAAGGCCGGACACATATTTATTATGCCCTGGCCAAACAGGAGGATACCCAGGTACGGATGCTCGACCGCCTGCTTGAAATCGCTTTTGGAGGATCGGCTTCTAAATTAGTGCTTCAGGCACTTGGCAATCATAAGACTTCAGATGTTGAGCTGCAGGAAATCAAAGAACTCATCCAAAAGCTGGAAGGAGATAAACGATGA
- a CDS encoding RelA/SpoT family protein gives MISEAELQKIIAKYDGLLAVSQGLLKEDDRQLLDHAFLFSRELYGESRHMTGELLICHSLSIARIAAEEMGLGINSIVTALLHDALATQTIGIEDIKKKFGTAIADMIKSYARISELPTGKVSLQSDTFRKLFLAVVDDIRVILLKLAHRLRDMRMIEKLPTEYQARYINEVNFLYSPIAHRLGLYRVKKELEDLSMKFTRPEVYQQIAQKIRETESKRNAFINEFIAPIQRELIKQGLEFEIKGRPKSIPSIWEKMQKQDVEFEQVFDLFAIRIILNSLPENEKSDCWKAYSLVTNIYPPNPKRLRDWISTPKASGYESLHTTVNGPHDRWVEVQIRTARMDEVAEKGQAAHWKYKGFGSKEDIERWMLQVRDIIEHPEQIAFDESEKTLKTQNANKVFVFTPTGDLKELDQGSTVLDFAFEVHTNVGYSCTGAKVNNKIVPLKQVLENGDKVEIITSKIQKPKMDWLNYVVTTKAKNKIKRALKEEMFLEAEKGNEILRRKFKNWKIAFVDENIDRLIKKFKLSSSIDLYGLIYHEKIDLIEVKRFLSGDIEKTDEGKTLPGREQKPSQAGKTGLQEQDDVLFIDTNLKKVNYKLAHCCNPVPGDPVFGFVTISRGITIHHQNCPNAKQLLTRYGYRKIEVQWKGIEEKGAFRAAIRVTGTDRIGIMNEISQIISNDLKVNMISVKIEAKKGVFNGIIKLMVKNSSSLSDLIQKISQMGGVSKAVKLD, from the coding sequence ATGATTTCAGAGGCTGAACTTCAGAAAATTATTGCAAAATATGATGGCTTGCTGGCAGTTTCACAAGGACTGCTGAAGGAAGACGACAGGCAATTGCTGGATCATGCTTTTTTGTTTTCCCGGGAGTTATATGGAGAATCCCGGCATATGACCGGAGAACTGCTGATATGCCATTCATTGTCCATTGCCAGGATTGCTGCAGAGGAAATGGGCCTGGGAATTAATTCGATTGTGACTGCTCTTCTTCATGATGCCCTTGCCACTCAAACTATCGGAATAGAAGACATAAAGAAGAAATTCGGGACGGCCATTGCAGATATGATAAAGAGTTATGCCAGGATCAGCGAATTGCCTACCGGTAAGGTATCATTGCAATCTGACACTTTCAGAAAACTCTTCCTGGCCGTAGTGGATGACATCCGCGTTATCCTGCTCAAACTGGCGCACCGTCTTAGAGACATGAGAATGATTGAAAAGCTTCCTACTGAGTACCAGGCAAGATATATCAATGAAGTAAATTTTCTGTATAGCCCAATTGCCCACCGACTTGGCCTTTACCGGGTCAAAAAAGAACTGGAAGACCTTTCGATGAAGTTTACCCGGCCTGAGGTTTATCAACAGATTGCCCAAAAAATCCGTGAAACGGAATCAAAACGAAATGCATTCATTAATGAATTCATTGCACCAATTCAACGCGAACTCATCAAACAGGGACTTGAGTTTGAGATCAAAGGCCGGCCCAAATCTATACCTTCGATCTGGGAGAAAATGCAAAAGCAGGATGTTGAGTTTGAGCAGGTTTTTGATCTGTTTGCTATCCGGATCATCCTGAATTCACTTCCGGAGAATGAAAAGTCGGACTGCTGGAAGGCCTATTCCCTGGTTACCAATATCTATCCACCTAACCCGAAAAGGTTAAGGGACTGGATATCTACTCCTAAAGCCTCAGGTTACGAATCTCTTCATACAACTGTAAATGGGCCGCACGACCGCTGGGTGGAAGTCCAGATCCGTACAGCAAGGATGGACGAAGTTGCGGAAAAAGGCCAGGCCGCTCATTGGAAATATAAGGGCTTCGGATCAAAAGAAGATATAGAAAGATGGATGCTTCAGGTCAGGGATATCATTGAGCACCCCGAGCAGATCGCATTTGACGAAAGTGAAAAAACATTAAAAACCCAGAATGCCAATAAGGTATTTGTTTTTACACCTACCGGCGATTTGAAAGAACTGGACCAGGGCTCCACTGTGCTTGACTTTGCTTTTGAAGTTCATACTAATGTTGGTTATTCCTGCACGGGCGCTAAAGTCAATAATAAGATTGTCCCACTGAAACAGGTTTTGGAAAATGGCGATAAAGTGGAGATCATAACTTCGAAAATCCAGAAACCAAAAATGGATTGGCTGAATTATGTGGTCACTACCAAAGCGAAAAATAAAATAAAAAGAGCGCTGAAAGAGGAGATGTTCCTTGAAGCTGAGAAGGGCAACGAAATCCTGCGCAGGAAGTTTAAAAACTGGAAAATAGCTTTTGTTGATGAGAATATCGACCGGTTGATTAAGAAATTTAAGCTTTCTTCTTCTATTGATCTTTATGGGCTGATTTACCATGAAAAGATCGATCTGATTGAGGTGAAGCGCTTCTTATCAGGTGATATTGAAAAAACCGACGAAGGTAAAACATTACCCGGACGGGAGCAAAAACCATCCCAGGCAGGTAAAACGGGCTTACAGGAACAGGATGATGTGCTTTTTATCGATACCAATCTTAAAAAAGTTAACTACAAGCTGGCCCACTGTTGTAATCCTGTTCCCGGCGACCCGGTGTTTGGTTTTGTGACGATCAGCCGGGGCATCACCATACATCATCAAAATTGCCCTAATGCTAAACAATTGCTGACCCGCTACGGCTATCGGAAAATTGAAGTCCAGTGGAAGGGTATTGAAGAAAAAGGGGCTTTCCGGGCAGCCATTCGTGTCACGGGTACTGACCGGATCGGTATCATGAATGAAATCTCCCAAATAATCTCCAATGATTTAAAAGTCAATATGATATCCGTTAAGATCGAAGCAAAGAAAGGGGTTTTTAATGGCATCATTAAGTTGATGGTAAAGAACAGCAGTTCACTTTCTGACCTGATTCAAAAAATATCACAGATGGGAGGTGTGAGCAAAGCGGTTAAACTGGATTAG
- the floA gene encoding flotillin-like protein FloA (flotillin-like protein involved in membrane lipid rafts) encodes MGDSQVFVIVAIGLGAIFAIWILFYLIPVGIWFKALVSGVRISLLQLVIMRWRKVPVTIIVNSLIAATKAGLSLNRNSLEAHYLAGGNVPRVVNALISADKANIKLDFQTATAIDLAGRDVLEAVKMSVNPKVIDTPSVTAVAKDGIQLIAKARVTVRANIKQLVGGAGEETVLARVGEGIVSSIGSAQSHKSVLENPDSISKLVLGKGLDSGTAFEILSIDIADIDVGKNIGAFLQMDQANADKNIAQARAEERRAMAVAREQEMRAKAEESRANLIQAEAEIPKAIAEAFRTGNLGIMDYQRYQNIKADTRMRDSIAEPPSSKPKKGIKDNDKESF; translated from the coding sequence ATGGGTGATTCACAGGTATTTGTCATTGTTGCCATTGGATTGGGAGCAATATTTGCCATTTGGATTCTTTTTTATCTCATACCGGTTGGGATTTGGTTTAAAGCTTTGGTCTCCGGTGTCAGAATTTCCTTGCTTCAATTGGTTATCATGCGCTGGCGTAAGGTGCCGGTAACTATTATTGTCAATAGTCTTATTGCAGCTACCAAAGCAGGCCTTTCCCTGAACAGGAATTCCCTGGAAGCCCATTACCTTGCGGGAGGGAATGTGCCGAGGGTCGTCAATGCATTGATATCCGCCGATAAAGCTAATATAAAACTTGATTTTCAAACCGCCACTGCCATCGACCTGGCCGGCCGCGATGTTCTTGAAGCGGTTAAAATGTCAGTGAATCCAAAAGTCATTGATACGCCATCTGTTACAGCAGTTGCAAAAGATGGTATCCAGCTGATAGCCAAAGCAAGGGTCACAGTTCGTGCCAACATCAAGCAATTGGTGGGAGGTGCCGGCGAAGAAACAGTACTCGCCAGGGTAGGAGAGGGTATCGTGTCGTCGATCGGTTCAGCCCAATCCCATAAATCTGTGCTGGAAAATCCCGATAGTATTTCCAAACTTGTTCTTGGCAAAGGTCTTGACTCAGGAACTGCTTTTGAAATCCTATCCATTGATATTGCCGATATCGATGTAGGCAAGAATATCGGTGCTTTCCTTCAGATGGACCAGGCCAATGCCGATAAAAATATCGCACAGGCAAGAGCAGAGGAACGCCGTGCCATGGCCGTAGCCCGGGAACAGGAAATGCGGGCGAAAGCTGAAGAATCGCGGGCAAACCTCATCCAGGCTGAAGCTGAAATTCCAAAAGCTATTGCGGAAGCATTCCGCACAGGTAACCTGGGGATCATGGATTACCAACGTTATCAAAATATCAAGGCCGATACCAGGATGCGGGATTCGATCGCCGAACCCCCCAGTTCCAAACCTAAAAAAGGTATTAAAGACAACGATAAAGAAAGCTTTTAA
- a CDS encoding ATP-dependent Clp protease adaptor ClpS: protein MVKEKLKPAGKSEEVASGEKELILFNDEVNTFEYVIETLIEVCGHDAFQAEQCALIAHSNGKCGIKTGPFDSLKPLCDEMLNRDLTVTIS, encoded by the coding sequence ATGGTAAAGGAAAAATTAAAACCGGCCGGTAAAAGTGAAGAGGTTGCTTCAGGTGAAAAAGAACTGATCCTGTTTAACGATGAAGTAAATACTTTTGAATATGTCATTGAGACATTGATTGAAGTATGCGGGCATGATGCCTTCCAGGCAGAGCAATGTGCTTTGATCGCCCATTCTAATGGGAAATGCGGCATTAAAACAGGGCCGTTCGATTCCCTGAAGCCCTTATGCGATGAGATGTTAAACCGGGACCTGACAGTTACAATATCCTGA
- a CDS encoding CoA pyrophosphatase, translating to MEFKVFIESIKRKLDKPLPGVPSQLKMASMRRLMKDGKVVVPADVRKGGVLALFYPSNGKIYMVFIKRTEYPGVHSGQISFPGGGWEQGDQDIVDTALREAEEEIGVNRNTVVPIGKLTDLFIPPSNFLVTPIVGYTNERPDFRSDPDEVDRILEFPLEELFDELNIQEQDITIFPAINLKVPCFYVDGNVIWGATAMILNELIDVIRLES from the coding sequence ATGGAATTTAAAGTATTCATAGAAAGCATTAAAAGAAAGCTGGACAAGCCCCTTCCGGGGGTTCCGTCACAGCTTAAAATGGCAAGTATGCGCCGGTTGATGAAGGACGGAAAAGTTGTTGTTCCTGCCGATGTAAGGAAGGGTGGTGTGCTGGCCTTATTTTACCCTTCAAATGGTAAGATTTATATGGTTTTCATCAAGAGAACGGAATATCCCGGTGTTCACAGCGGTCAGATCTCTTTTCCGGGAGGAGGCTGGGAACAAGGCGACCAGGATATAGTAGATACGGCTCTGCGTGAAGCTGAAGAAGAAATCGGGGTAAACAGAAATACTGTCGTTCCTATCGGAAAGCTTACCGACCTTTTCATTCCACCGAGCAATTTCCTTGTAACACCTATAGTGGGTTATACCAATGAGCGGCCTGATTTCAGGTCTGACCCGGATGAAGTCGACCGGATCCTGGAATTTCCACTGGAAGAATTGTTTGATGAATTAAATATTCAGGAACAGGATATTACGATCTTTCCCGCGATCAATTTAAAAGTTCCCTGTTTTTATGTAGATGGAAATGTGATATGGGGAGCTACCGCGATGATACTTAATGAACTGATCGATGTGATCAGGCTAGAATCCTGA
- a CDS encoding OsmC family protein, which produces MKTKIDCAWKKDMTFEADVNGFKIMLDAEPEVGGKNNGPRPKPLTLVSLAGCTGMDVISILRKMRAEPEFFNVSVEGELTEEHPKYYHKIHIIYELKGKDIDQEKVEKAVNLSRERYCGVNALLRFGAEITYEIRILA; this is translated from the coding sequence ATGAAAACTAAAATTGACTGTGCCTGGAAAAAGGATATGACCTTTGAAGCGGATGTGAATGGATTTAAGATTATGTTGGATGCTGAGCCGGAGGTGGGAGGCAAAAATAACGGACCCCGCCCAAAGCCGCTTACCCTGGTTTCCCTGGCCGGATGCACCGGGATGGATGTGATATCAATACTGAGAAAAATGAGGGCAGAGCCTGAGTTTTTCAATGTTTCAGTTGAAGGTGAGCTGACAGAAGAACATCCTAAATACTACCATAAAATCCACATTATTTATGAATTGAAAGGAAAGGATATTGACCAGGAGAAAGTTGAAAAAGCCGTGAACCTTTCCAGGGAAAGATATTGCGGTGTGAATGCGTTATTGCGTTTCGGTGCAGAAATAACCTACGAAATCAGGATTCTAGCCTGA
- a CDS encoding TonB-dependent receptor — MSGRLNVSRNFRTPTFNERFWQPGGNPDLKPEESWNEEAGISLENQFSSLEIKFNVTAFNSLIENWILWLPGGSFWSVENAQEVWSRGFEISGNQLISLDAVSLFLAESYSYTKSTNEKKLFDLDASYKKQLIYTPLHRLILKSGAVYKGFNLTVKGNYTGEIFSSKDNSTSLPAYFLLDAVLSKSLKIKN, encoded by the coding sequence ATCTCTGGCAGACTTAATGTTTCACGAAATTTCCGGACTCCGACCTTTAATGAAAGATTCTGGCAGCCAGGTGGTAACCCTGACCTTAAACCGGAAGAAAGCTGGAACGAGGAAGCCGGCATTTCGCTGGAAAACCAATTTTCTTCCCTGGAAATAAAATTCAATGTAACGGCTTTTAATTCCCTTATTGAAAATTGGATCCTATGGTTGCCGGGCGGCAGCTTCTGGTCGGTAGAAAATGCCCAGGAAGTTTGGTCCCGGGGTTTTGAAATATCCGGGAACCAATTGATCAGCCTTGATGCCGTGAGCCTTTTCCTTGCAGAATCTTATTCTTATACAAAATCAACCAATGAAAAGAAGCTTTTTGACCTTGATGCATCTTATAAGAAACAACTTATCTATACCCCTTTGCACCGCTTGATTTTAAAATCAGGAGCGGTTTATAAGGGATTTAACCTGACAGTGAAAGGGAATTATACAGGTGAAATTTTTTCTTCAAAAGACAACTCAACCTCTTTACCAGCTTATTTCCTCCTGGATGCTGTGTTGTCAAAATCATTAAAAATTAAAAATTAG
- a CDS encoding Plug domain-containing protein: protein MRIAVCIIIFSACISGIIAQDMAPDTILNLNDVTIYSSRINRFAKGQAILTLDSLTRTEYPAGSIAELITGFTSSYIRNYGQGTLSTLSFRGTSANHAGLLWNGIRISPPNIGYIDLSLVQGSFFNNISILYGGASPMFGSGSIGGGIHLESRPVFEKSGADLRLSLSAGSFGTIALEGNGTVFMNKIYSRTAFSLLNTANDFSYKNLLGKEEHLPHASIFKGGFIQDIAFRLPKDQYIMASVWFQYAGRDIPPTLTEENSEAVQVDHSWRTMILWKDYNQRNNLEAKLAYFNEFTLYDDPLASVYSTIQSQSVAGSFESTWEVFKHSVIFAGTQFTYEYADLDYYDHPRNQENIAVFASYRQNLAFHLWQT from the coding sequence ATGCGCATTGCAGTCTGCATTATTATCTTTTCAGCATGCATCTCCGGCATTATTGCCCAGGATATGGCGCCTGATACCATTCTCAATCTGAATGATGTGACCATATACTCCTCCCGGATTAACCGTTTCGCTAAAGGCCAGGCAATACTTACACTTGACAGCCTTACCCGGACCGAATATCCTGCAGGATCTATAGCTGAACTCATAACCGGTTTTACTTCCTCATACATCCGCAACTACGGTCAAGGCACTTTATCGACCTTATCCTTCAGGGGAACATCAGCCAATCATGCCGGCCTGCTGTGGAATGGCATCCGGATTTCACCACCCAATATCGGGTATATCGATCTTTCTTTAGTCCAGGGCAGCTTTTTCAACAATATTTCAATCCTTTATGGCGGCGCAAGCCCGATGTTTGGCAGCGGTTCGATCGGGGGAGGCATTCACCTTGAAAGCAGACCTGTATTCGAAAAATCAGGAGCTGACCTCAGGTTAAGTCTGTCTGCCGGCAGCTTTGGGACAATAGCCCTTGAAGGCAACGGAACGGTATTCATGAATAAAATTTACTCACGGACGGCTTTTTCCTTATTGAATACTGCGAATGACTTTTCTTATAAAAACCTCCTGGGAAAGGAAGAACATCTTCCACATGCATCGATCTTCAAAGGTGGGTTCATACAGGATATAGCCTTCCGGCTGCCAAAAGATCAATATATCATGGCAAGCGTATGGTTCCAGTATGCAGGACGGGATATTCCGCCAACCCTCACGGAAGAAAATTCAGAAGCCGTCCAGGTTGACCATTCCTGGAGAACGATGATTTTATGGAAGGACTACAATCAAAGGAATAATCTGGAGGCTAAACTGGCCTATTTCAATGAATTCACCCTTTACGATGACCCGCTGGCATCAGTTTATTCCACCATTCAAAGCCAATCTGTGGCTGGTTCCTTTGAAAGTACCTGGGAAGTTTTTAAGCATTCAGTTATTTTTGCAGGTACACAATTTACCTATGAATATGCCGATCTTGATTATTATGATCATCCGCGGAACCAGGAAAATATAGCGGTTTTCGCATCTTACAGGCAAAATTTGGCGTTTCATCTCTGGCAGACTTAA
- the pruA gene encoding L-glutamate gamma-semialdehyde dehydrogenase, translating to MSKGFFKSPVPFNEPILSYAPGTPERKALKEAIGDFRSRQIDIPMFIGGESVRTGEQIAISPPHDHRHILGHYHKGTGEHVLQAINAALAIRPKWQSLTWDQRAAIFLKAADLISGPYRARLNAATMLGQSKNAYQAEIDATCEMADFLRFNVHFMAEIYNEQPVSSHGVWNKMEWRPLEGFVYAVTPFNFTSIAGNLPSAPALMGNVVVWKPAGTQMYSANVLMEIFREAGLPDGVINMIMVDGPVGGKIMSTHPEFVGVHFTGSNTVFNKIWKAIGENVALHNTFPKIVGETGGKDFVMVHPSAKVKPVVTALTRGAFEYQGQKCSAASRAYIPRSLWPEVRERMIADLKSFRMGGVEDFRNFINAVIDEGSFDKLASFIDRAKNDPDAEIIAGGHYDKTVGYFIEPTVILTPNPRYITMCEELFGPILTVYVYEDDQYDETLDILDKTSPYALTGSIFAQDRFIIDYTTRKLVNAAGNFYINDKPTGAIVGQQPFGGARASGTNDKSGSFLNLLRWVSPRTIKENFNPPDDYRYPFMAEE from the coding sequence ATGTCTAAAGGATTTTTCAAATCACCGGTTCCTTTCAATGAGCCTATATTATCTTATGCTCCGGGAACCCCTGAACGTAAAGCGCTTAAAGAAGCTATTGGCGATTTTCGTTCCAGACAAATTGATATTCCCATGTTTATCGGCGGTGAGTCAGTCCGCACAGGTGAACAGATCGCAATAAGTCCGCCCCATGATCATCGCCATATCCTTGGACATTACCACAAAGGCACCGGTGAGCATGTTTTGCAGGCAATCAATGCAGCACTCGCAATCCGGCCGAAGTGGCAGTCGCTGACCTGGGACCAGCGGGCAGCCATTTTCCTTAAAGCCGCCGATCTCATCAGCGGACCTTATAGGGCCAGGCTTAATGCTGCAACCATGCTCGGCCAATCGAAAAACGCTTACCAGGCCGAGATCGATGCCACCTGCGAAATGGCGGATTTCCTCCGGTTCAATGTCCATTTTATGGCAGAAATTTATAATGAGCAGCCTGTTTCTTCTCATGGTGTTTGGAACAAGATGGAGTGGAGGCCTTTGGAAGGATTTGTTTATGCGGTCACGCCGTTTAATTTCACTTCAATAGCCGGGAACCTTCCTTCAGCTCCTGCCCTGATGGGAAATGTGGTCGTTTGGAAACCGGCCGGGACACAGATGTACTCAGCGAATGTACTGATGGAAATATTCCGGGAAGCCGGTCTTCCTGACGGTGTGATCAATATGATAATGGTTGACGGACCCGTGGGTGGAAAGATCATGTCAACACATCCCGAATTTGTCGGGGTTCATTTTACAGGCTCCAATACCGTCTTTAATAAGATATGGAAAGCCATCGGGGAAAACGTTGCTCTTCACAATACTTTTCCGAAAATTGTCGGAGAAACCGGGGGAAAAGACTTTGTAATGGTACACCCGTCGGCAAAGGTCAAACCGGTCGTTACTGCATTGACACGGGGGGCATTTGAATACCAGGGCCAGAAATGCTCGGCTGCCTCTCGGGCTTATATCCCGCGAAGCCTCTGGCCAGAAGTGCGCGAAAGGATGATTGCCGACTTAAAGTCATTCCGCATGGGCGGAGTGGAGGATTTCCGGAACTTCATCAACGCGGTCATCGACGAAGGATCTTTTGATAAGCTGGCCTCATTTATCGACCGGGCAAAGAATGACCCTGATGCTGAGATCATTGCAGGTGGTCATTATGATAAGACTGTCGGGTATTTCATTGAGCCTACTGTTATCCTTACACCCAATCCCCGTTATATTACCATGTGTGAGGAGCTTTTCGGACCTATTCTGACCGTTTATGTATATGAAGATGATCAGTATGATGAAACCCTCGATATTCTTGACAAAACGTCGCCTTATGCCCTGACAGGTTCCATTTTTGCCCAGGACCGTTTTATAATAGATTATACAACAAGAAAGCTGGTCAATGCCGCTGGGAATTTCTACATCAACGATAAGCCAACAGGCGCCATAGTGGGCCAGCAGCCTTTCGGAGGCGCAAGGGCTTCCGGTACAAACGACAAGTCCGGTTCATTTCTGAACCTGCTGAGATGGGTTTCACCAAGGACGATCAAGGAAAATTTTAACCCGCCGGACGATTACCGCTATCCCTTCATGGCAGAGGAATAG
- a CDS encoding toxin-antitoxin system YwqK family antitoxin has translation MKTLVLLIIPIILYLSAIQTVCSQESSLSRPKDGYAVEKSGELRLEGNYSGGKKVGTWLTYYPSGLLNKVVQYQDGKKNGLVIEIDSKGSLINQASYLNDQLDGVSKSYGRSGKFNWERNYKKNKLNGLCKMYYEGGVLQEETWYKDGQRDSITTWYNTKGLKVASYQYKEGKFNGPSIAYYTNGKVKTEKSYMMNILNGAYNEYYETGALHISGTYIKGQKAGIWLTYDENSKVISKEKF, from the coding sequence ATGAAAACATTAGTTTTATTAATCATTCCAATCATTCTCTATCTCTCCGCCATTCAAACCGTCTGTAGCCAGGAGAGCAGTTTATCACGCCCTAAAGATGGTTATGCGGTAGAAAAGTCAGGAGAACTCAGGCTTGAAGGAAATTATTCTGGAGGGAAAAAAGTAGGTACCTGGCTGACCTATTATCCGTCAGGACTTTTAAATAAAGTCGTACAATATCAAGACGGGAAGAAAAACGGGCTGGTGATTGAAATTGACAGTAAAGGAAGTCTGATCAACCAGGCTTCCTATCTTAATGATCAACTGGATGGGGTCAGTAAATCTTACGGCAGGTCAGGCAAATTCAACTGGGAGAGGAATTATAAAAAGAACAAGCTGAATGGCTTGTGCAAGATGTATTATGAAGGAGGTGTCCTGCAGGAGGAGACATGGTATAAGGATGGCCAACGGGACAGTATAACAACCTGGTACAATACAAAAGGGCTTAAAGTGGCATCATACCAATATAAGGAAGGGAAATTTAACGGGCCCTCAATCGCCTATTATACCAATGGCAAAGTTAAAACAGAGAAATCCTATATGATGAATATCCTGAATGGAGCTTACAATGAATATTATGAGACGGGTGCCCTCCATATAAGCGGAACTTATATCAAAGGGCAAAAAGCCGGGATATGGTTGACTTATGATGAAAATAGTAAAGTAATTTCAAAGGAAAAATTTTAA
- the rimO gene encoding 30S ribosomal protein S12 methylthiotransferase RimO: MQRHRINIITLGCSKNLVDSEVLMGQLQAANIEVVHESDEPSDVVVVNTCGFINDAKEESIDMILRYAKAKKAGHVGKVFVMGCLSQRYRKELEAELLEVDGFYGVNDLPEILKDLGVDYRKELIGERLLTTPGHYAYLKISEGCNKKCSFCAIPLIRGKHVSRPMEDLIHEASLLAARGVKEIILIAQDLTYYGYDLYRERKLASLLESFCEIDGLEWIRLHYAYPSDFPVEIADVMKNNPKICNYLDIPLQHISDPLLRSMNRGVTKAKTYRLLETLREKNPGIAIRTTLIVGYPYETDDHFEELKEFVKDQRFDRLGVFMYSPEEKTSAYYLHDAVPDEVKRARMEEIMEIQQEISMEKNQEKVGREFKVLIDRKEGDLYVGRSEFDSPEVDNEILIDSPEPLKTGNFYQVKIDRADYFDLYGTLK; encoded by the coding sequence ATTCAACGTCACAGAATCAACATCATCACCCTGGGGTGCTCAAAAAACCTTGTGGATTCAGAGGTATTGATGGGACAGCTTCAGGCTGCAAATATTGAAGTGGTGCATGAGTCGGATGAGCCCTCTGACGTGGTGGTAGTGAATACCTGCGGTTTTATCAACGATGCAAAGGAAGAATCAATCGACATGATCCTTCGCTATGCGAAAGCAAAGAAAGCAGGGCATGTGGGAAAAGTTTTCGTGATGGGATGCCTGTCCCAGCGTTACCGGAAGGAACTCGAGGCCGAATTGCTGGAAGTCGATGGTTTCTATGGGGTGAATGACCTGCCGGAAATCCTGAAAGATCTGGGGGTTGATTACAGGAAAGAACTGATCGGGGAGCGCCTGCTGACAACTCCGGGTCATTATGCTTACCTGAAAATATCGGAAGGGTGCAATAAAAAATGTTCCTTCTGCGCAATCCCGCTGATCCGGGGGAAGCACGTTTCCAGGCCGATGGAGGACCTGATCCATGAAGCATCCCTTTTAGCTGCCAGGGGTGTAAAGGAGATTATTCTCATTGCGCAGGACTTGACTTATTACGGCTACGACCTTTACCGGGAAAGAAAATTGGCCAGTCTCCTGGAAAGCTTTTGCGAAATAGATGGTTTAGAGTGGATACGGTTGCACTACGCCTATCCTTCAGATTTCCCGGTAGAAATTGCAGATGTGATGAAGAATAACCCAAAGATTTGCAATTATCTCGATATCCCTTTGCAGCACATTTCCGATCCATTGCTCAGATCAATGAACAGGGGCGTTACTAAAGCAAAAACCTACCGGCTGTTGGAAACCCTTCGCGAAAAAAATCCTGGAATTGCCATTCGTACTACCCTCATTGTCGGTTATCCCTATGAGACAGATGACCATTTTGAAGAGCTTAAAGAATTTGTGAAAGATCAGCGCTTCGACCGGCTGGGCGTGTTTATGTATTCCCCGGAGGAGAAAACATCTGCATATTATCTTCATGATGCTGTACCTGATGAAGTTAAAAGGGCAAGAATGGAAGAGATCATGGAAATCCAGCAGGAAATATCCATGGAAAAGAACCAGGAAAAAGTCGGCAGAGAATTTAAAGTGCTGATCGACCGGAAAGAAGGGGATCTCTATGTCGGCCGCTCAGAATTTGATTCCCCGGAGGTTGACAACGAGATTTTGATCGATTCGCCCGAACCTTTGAAAACCGGAAATTTTTACCAGGTAAAAATTGACCGGGCGGATTATTTCGACCTTTATGGCACCCTAAAATAA